A stretch of DNA from Mus musculus strain C57BL/6J chromosome 6, GRCm38.p6 C57BL/6J:
AtctgtctcctgcctcctccccttcTAGCCATGCATATCAGGAAGGGCATATGGTTCTTCAGCCAAGAATATTTGCTCATCCATCTACTCAGGACTCATGCAGTGTTCTTTATTAAATAGCAGGAGTCATGGAACCCTGCAAGGTGGCTTCCAAGGGAAATAAACTGCAGACCTATCCCTCATCCATCACTGTAGTGAAGcctgggaaggaaagaagagaagcctGGGATGTCCTTAGGCTTTCCCTCTGGCTCCACTCCTCACTCTCCCCAAAGGCTGAGCCTTCTATAAGATTAGGTAGTTCTTATTCTCCCCACTTCTCACAACTGTAATAATTGTTTGTGCTATAATGACTCTTCTATTAGTGCTTGCCTTTCCTCTGCATATCAAACATTCATAGTTTGTTTCCTTCTCTGCCTTTTTCAGTCTCATCACCTGATATATTTGAGCCTTCAACAAATAATTTTAAGGGAGTGGATTAattcatgaatgaatgaaagttTATCATTCAGACCCTCCAAGTACCGATATTGAAACTGTAGGATGTATGCATTAGGATCTAACTCTATTCCTTCTGAGAAGCCTGCTTTGGGTAAGAAATAAGGCACAAGATAAAATGCGCAGCTAACTGAAGTCTTGGCTTCTTTGTGTGTGAAAAAGCTAgggatttgttttaatttttaaaaagattttatttattttatgagtacactgtagctgtcctgagccataccagaagagggcatcggatcccattacagatgattgtgagccaccatgtggttgctgggaattgaactcgggacctctggaagagcagtcggtgctcttaacggctgagccatttctccagcccagggatttttttttaattttgtttttatttttatttgtaggggtgtgtgtggatGAGAGATGTGTACACGAAGGACAAAAGACATCATCAGATCTCCTTGGTTTGAAGTTGATGGTGATTGCGAGTAGCTCAAGGTGGGTGCCAGAAACTCAAGTtctctgaagttaaaaaaaaaaaaaagttttaactgGGAGTGATTTATATGAAGGAAAATTAACAAAGTGTCGGATCTGGTGAGTACTGAGAAATGTTCCTCTGGCCTCCTTTCTCATCAGCTGCATTCAGAGCTCTCAGACGAGAAAAAAGCAAGTATCTGTGAGAGATGAACGGAGTCAGACTGGATGGGGAGGCTCCAGATTTGACTGCTGTGCTCAGGGGAGAGAAGTACATGGAGCCAATTAGATTCAGTGAGGAGAATGGGAAAGACCAAGCAGCTGGAGAGGATGAGTGTGAGGAAGGGATGACAGAGGGGCTGGGTGTAAGCGGAAGCAGAGGACAGGCAGCTGGGAGGGGCAATGGGGTAAGAAGGAGACAATTTCCCAGAGCAGCAAGCATCCCTTGCATGACACAATGCAGTGCCAATGCCGGGCCCACTGCAGCCACTATGACACCCAGTGAGAAATGCCTGTAATTAGGAAACTGGCAGTTCTCTGGGCCTCAGCCCAGAGTGAGGATGCAGCAAGAATGTCTGAGCCACACTGAGCCAGGTGATGGAGGAGGCACGGTCAGGACcactccaggtccatccctcAGCCTCACCTGCACTgctgcttcaaatttctcttctCTATCAGGACTCTTACCCTCCCTTAGATGGTCCtggcttccctcctccctctgaggTCTTGAGGCCCTGGATACTGTCCTCAATCAAGACAGATCTTCATCTGCAGGGAACAAGAGCTTcagcccctccccacctccctttctGTATTCCTTTTGGCTCCTTGGCGCCTATCTCCAAACTCCATGAGCTGGTGATCCAAGTTTGGtgcatgtgtgattgtgtgtgtgtgtgtgtgtgtgtgagagagagagagagagagagagagagagagagagagagagagagagagagattaggaagcttcctgtttgtttgttttttttttccactttgatCTTGATGTGTATGCCTCTCCAGGTCTCTATGTGATATGCAGGACATCCGCCAAACACTGCCAGCTTTTCATTTTCAAACCTGATCCAAGACCCTGCCACCGTAAACCATTACATTTTAGCCAGATGACAAATGCAGAGTATATATAACTGGAGGCTAAATGCTTCAGGAAAGGGGCAGATACGCTGTAGCTGGTGGCTGGATGTGCTAATGGGTCCCTGCAGGGTGATCTTTCTTTGAGAActgagctggggctggggcaagAGGTGGGCAGTGAAGACAGATTTTTCTCTACTGAGGATCAGAGATGAGAGCTCTGTGGGAAATGGGGATGAGGTCCTTGTAAGACCAGCCTCAAAGACTCCCTGTTGATGAGAATAGACAGCTTCCTCTTTGCAAATTCTTATGGGAACTTGGCAGACAGGTTGTTGGCTGGCCCAACGGAAGCAATCAGGCCCTTTAACAAGTGTGCCCCCATTTCTATGAAGATCTTTATTATTAACTAGCTCCTAGGAAGCTATCTCCTAAGATCTGATGCAGGGCTCCTGTGGACAAAGGCATTTTGCCAAGTGCTAAAGAGTCTCTGACTCCCACCTCTCAGGACCCTGTCTCCTTTAGGAAAAGACATTTGCCAGGCAGTCAGATGAGCGGCTTCCAAGGGCTTGTCTCAAGACTCATTCCCCAGAAGAGTCCTCATTTTCGTGTGAAGGTCCCTGGGAGTCTGAGGTAGAAACTCTGGTGGAGCTGCTGAGGTTgtagctgcccccccccccaagcttttCCAAGAAGGTCAGAACATTCTcctctgaaaaatattttattgatacatTGACTCTGAAAACGCTCATTTCCCAATCAGTTGCGATAAAGTCTGTTGGGCCACAGCTCCATCGTTAGGGAACAGTTCCATGAAGAGATGGCAGAGGTGGGTATGAAGCCCAGACAGGGCACTATAAGCCTTTTGAAGATAGCTGTTTCACTCAGCACCAGGGTAAGGGACATGGTGGTCAGGAGTGGAGCACCTTGGAGCTTTATTGCTGGTGACAGCCAAGGAAAGTAGAACCCTGCCACCCTAAAGTTGCAGCTAGGGGCATTAGCACCCCATGGCTCCAGAGAACTTGGCACTGATTCCCAATGCATAGAGCCTGGTTGCTGACCCACCCACCCAGGGGCCCCTGGATGGGAAAGAATCAGAGTTATCTGAACCAGGCAGAATTGGAGAATTGTTACAGTGAGGAGGTCTTGAGCAGATCAGATGCCAGAAAgtggagaggggggggggggcaaagactTGGCTGTGAGATAGCTGCCTTTTCACAGGTCTATGGTGTCGCTGCCCATGCTCAGCTCATCAATCTGTCGACAAGCATCCAGGAATTGCTCTTGCAGCAATGCCTCCTCAGCCTGCAGTTCAGAAGCATGTTCTGGGGAGTCGCGGGAGGGTGGGGATAGGGCCTGGTAGGATCCtgaggctgggaggctggggcTGCTTTCTGAGGGCCGCGGGGGACTGAGGACACAGACTAAGGGACAGCGAGGGGGCCTGTCGGGGCTGGAACACAGAAGCATGGACGAGCTGTCCCGTGAGAGTCCACACAGAGAGCCAGATGAGGCGCTGCTGCCGGGAGGCCAGGCCCCGGGAGAGGGAAGCTCaggaggtgctggggatccaGGGACATTCTCGGACTTCTCACTGGGTCCTGCCCCTATCTTGTTCCCCAATGAGATGGTGCGGTAGAGACCGAGCCCAGGCAGGGCTTCCCCAAAGGCAGGGCCCTGAAAGAGACCAGGAGCCAGAAGTGCCTCGCTGCAGAGGGCTTCCTCGATGCTGCGCCGCAGGTTGATAGGTGAGGGCGGGCGGAAGTCCACGGTGCAATCGCTGCTAGGGGAGGAGGCTGTTGACTGCGTTGGGTTGGCCCCGGCACCTTCAAAGCCCCGGCAGCCGCCACCTTGGAGAAGGAGATCGGGACCTGGGCCTGCTAGAGCGCATAGCTGCAGCAGCTCTGCGTCCCCACGCGCGATCGCGCTACCCAGGGGCTCCTTGTCCGGGATTCCGGGGACCCAGCCTCCTGGCAGCAGCGGAGCAGCGTGTCCCGGAGACAATCGGAAGAGCTTGGCCCAGCAGCGCCGCGGCACACGTGGGCTGCAGAGCGCTGGGTAGAGACCAAGCAGCGCTAACGGGAGCGCGACGCCCACCTCGCCCAGACGCAGACCTAGCTGGAAAGCCCACCAGGGCCAGGGCCCCTCCAAGCCTGCTTGGCTTCCGTAGCCCAGGGCGTGAAGCACCTCGTAGCCCTGCAGGGCTCCGCTCAGCAGCCCAAAGGTCCCGGCCACCGGGGCTGTGCGCGCCGCTCGCCTCCAGGACTCCCGCGGGGCGAAGGGACTGCGCACTTGCGGGACAGGGGTAGCACCCTTAAAGCCAGCCCCTCCCAAGGGTGCTCCGGCCCTCCGCCGCCGGCCGCCCCAACAAGAGAGTGCCAGCAGGAGCCCCGACAGGAAGGCAGCGAGAAAGGCGTGCAGACCGCGGGAGGCGAGCCGCAGCGGCCGCAGCGGGCGGTGCACGGCGCTCCCCAGGGCGGCCGCCGCCGCCAACCCcagccccagcagcagcagcgccGCTAAGCCGGCGGGGCACCTCGGAGTGCGCGGTCGGGCCAGGAGCAGGCAAGCCAGCCCCAGACCTGCAGCTAGGCAGGGCAGCGGAAGGTCCTGCAGCAGTAGCCAGACGAGAGTCGGCAGCCGATCGCGATGCCCGTAGGCGTCGTAGAAGAGCGGGAAGGCCCGAGTGGTCCCCGCGGAGAGCAGCAGCAGATCCAGCAACGCCAGGCAGGGGGCGCCTGGCGGACAGCGCCAGGGCAAGAGGGCCAGAGCTAACAGAGCCAGCAGAGCCACCAAGCCGAAGAGAGCTCCTGCTCCATATACATGGGCCTCCCAGGCCAGACCCCAGCGAGCCCTAGCCTCTGCCCAGTCGGCCTCCAGGGtcaagaagaagagaggcagcgGGGAGGCAGGCGGCTGTCCCAAGTCATCCAGCAACTCTGGCTCACTACAAGAGCCTGGCTCACATCCAGGCTGTGTTGAAGGATTCCCGAAGCTGGCAGGAGAGAGTTCATCTGGGCCAGAAGTGGAGACAGTGGGGTCTGTGGACAGAAAGCGTTTGGCTGGAGCCGTTAGcaggaccccacccccacccccaccccacccccgcgccCTGCCTTCCCAGTCCTCAGCTAGAAATCTGAATTTCTTCTATAAGCTGATTTTTGCTTCTCCTCCCAGAACCCCATCTTCCAGGCTGAAGCTTTCAGCGACCACTCTCCTCCCATTTGTACTGTTCATTCCACACACACCCTCAATCATTCCTTGATTTTATCAGGTTGGCGGAGAGGTTTTCTTAAGAAGTTACAGGACTTTACAACTGGAAGGAGGTGTGTGGATGCCCCCCTCCAGTCCAAATCCCACACCAGTAAAGACGTTATATGAGAATACAGTTTTTGTTCCCTTTGCACACGTATGAAACTCCATGCTTAAGTGGTTTGTGGCATATGGAAGGCACTGAGTAGTTTCCATTGAATACATGAAACTCACTTTTTAtcagaagaagaaactgaggttCTGCAGAAggacttgtccaaggtcacaaaTAATCAGAGCGCCAGGACCCAGATCTGAGTACCAATCTGCATCCCTTTCCCACAATAACCTGTCACAGGTACTAATatgcttctcttctctctcccaacacacatacatgctcgcacacatgcacatctgaCTCTAAACCTCGT
This window harbors:
- the Prrt4 gene encoding proline-rich transmembrane protein 4 precursor, whose product is MAGRSCLELGLFCWVLLAVPVGPQPASSVPGAPLTTLTPPPQSEASMLSLNLGLNFKFHLRGPAAVWGNPVTETHPLSPGLGQESEEEEEGDLRTDPLWELLVGSPGNYLPEWGSAEGSFTPWASSLPPESTSRLSGPTKRPTAHSQPRMGTVTWATALTATAPPTSAPRPHQSELELKFDVALRAGAAPTLGHRSLPLLPSLRASLAEIAGRLGPFGFFGTTVSPLRNFSRQSYPGTTAHPSFAFEVSDSPGLFGTTGSRPPPLLERKFSSPSLLDSVASPSSASVKTTPVQQDPTVSTSGPDELSPASFGNPSTQPGCEPGSCSEPELLDDLGQPPASPLPLFFLTLEADWAEARARWGLAWEAHVYGAGALFGLVALLALLALALLPWRCPPGAPCLALLDLLLLSAGTTRAFPLFYDAYGHRDRLPTLVWLLLQDLPLPCLAAGLGLACLLLARPRTPRCPAGLAALLLLGLGLAAAAALGSAVHRPLRPLRLASRGLHAFLAAFLSGLLLALSCWGGRRRRAGAPLGGAGFKGATPVPQVRSPFAPRESWRRAARTAPVAGTFGLLSGALQGYEVLHALGYGSQAGLEGPWPWWAFQLGLRLGEVGVALPLALLGLYPALCSPRVPRRCWAKLFRLSPGHAAPLLPGGWVPGIPDKEPLGSAIARGDAELLQLCALAGPGPDLLLQGGGCRGFEGAGANPTQSTASSPSSDCTVDFRPPSPINLRRSIEEALCSEALLAPGLFQGPAFGEALPGLGLYRTISLGNKIGAGPSEKSENVPGSPAPPELPSPGAWPPGSSASSGSLCGLSRDSSSMLLCSSPDRPPRCPLVCVLSPPRPSESSPSLPASGSYQALSPPSRDSPEHASELQAEEALLQEQFLDACRQIDELSMGSDTIDL